A genomic stretch from Actinomycetota bacterium includes:
- a CDS encoding methyltransferase domain-containing protein — MADTATTITEPATRTTGLHPTPQAIDEDTLAAFEERLVDILNGGALCLMISLGHRTGLFDAMAAAGSVNAGALADRAGLDGRYVTEWLGAMTVGRIVDHDPEAGTYTLPAEHARLLTRASPADNIAVFAQYIPLLGAVEDDIVGCFHDGGGLDYAAFPRFHEIMEEDSAQTVLSALREHILPLVPGLTDRLTAGIHVIDVGCGRGRAVNEMAASFPHSTFVGYDISQEAIAYARRTAADRGLDNVTFHVQDAARLGEVVDRGTADLITTFDAVHDQADPEAVVRAIRHALADDGIYLAQDIDATSTHHGDIGHPIGPLLYTISCLHCMTVSLAQGSAGLGTMWGRQRARTLFEDAGFADVEIHTLEHDVQNAYYVCRP; from the coding sequence ATGGCCGATACAGCCACCACCATCACCGAACCGGCCACCCGGACGACCGGACTCCACCCGACACCGCAGGCGATCGACGAAGACACGCTCGCGGCGTTCGAAGAGCGTCTCGTCGACATCCTCAACGGCGGCGCCCTGTGCTTAATGATCTCGCTTGGTCACCGCACGGGACTCTTCGACGCCATGGCGGCAGCCGGCTCGGTGAACGCGGGCGCGCTCGCCGACCGCGCCGGGCTCGACGGCCGCTACGTCACCGAGTGGCTGGGGGCGATGACCGTCGGACGCATCGTCGACCACGACCCCGAGGCAGGCACCTACACGCTGCCAGCCGAGCACGCCCGGCTGCTGACCCGCGCTAGTCCGGCGGACAACATCGCCGTCTTCGCCCAGTACATCCCGCTGCTCGGGGCGGTCGAGGACGACATCGTGGGTTGCTTCCACGACGGCGGCGGCCTGGACTACGCGGCGTTCCCGCGCTTCCACGAGATCATGGAGGAAGACAGCGCACAGACGGTCCTGTCCGCCCTGCGCGAGCACATCCTGCCGCTGGTCCCCGGCCTGACCGATCGCCTCACCGCAGGCATCCACGTCATCGACGTCGGCTGCGGCCGGGGACGGGCCGTCAACGAGATGGCCGCGTCGTTCCCCCACAGCACGTTCGTTGGCTACGACATCTCCCAGGAAGCCATCGCCTACGCCCGCCGAACCGCCGCCGACCGGGGCTTGGACAACGTCACTTTCCACGTCCAAGACGCCGCCCGCCTCGGTGAGGTCGTCGACCGAGGCACGGCCGATCTGATCACGACGTTCGACGCCGTCCACGACCAGGCCGACCCTGAGGCGGTGGTGCGCGCCATACGACATGCGCTGGCCGACGACGGGATCTACCTGGCTCAGGACATCGACGCGACCAGCACCCACCACGGCGACATCGGTCACCCGATCGGTCCGCTGCTGTACACGATCTCGTGCCTGCACTGCATGACCGTGTCGCTGGCCCAGGGCAGTGCGGGCCTGGGCACGATGTGGGGCCGCCAGCGCGCCCGGACCCTGTTCGAGGACGCCGGGTTCGCCGACGTGGAAATCCACACCCTCGAACACGACGTGCAGAACGCCTACTACGTCTGCCGTCCGTAG
- a CDS encoding GNAT family N-acetyltransferase, whose translation MTTTETTRSGETGHLTTGWDADLDLDDTLLRRYVFALAASNVAPVAAMGGRVLRRDEVIAADRGIPNAVFNAAVLTQPPGQGRPPDEGAFEATLATVEDHYTGGTGRVYLWSPWPTPDLRHRGWVLDGHPPLLVRPPEAPLPPDHEALEIREVHDRRSLDDFTVCSWRASRSTSYNPSNLACGSMNACSTWPTTGCSSDTWTARRSFSGWLLLHGPLGVLVLAATLPEARRRGYWAAMLRRRLHAAEERAVATIFGDMSRPGAQRYGFLPLFRFTLWHRDRRP comes from the coding sequence GTGACCACGACCGAGACCACACGGAGCGGCGAAACGGGCCACCTCACCACCGGCTGGGACGCCGACCTCGACCTCGACGACACGCTGCTGCGCCGCTACGTGTTCGCGCTGGCGGCCAGCAACGTCGCCCCGGTCGCCGCCATGGGCGGCCGGGTGCTGCGCCGCGACGAGGTGATCGCCGCCGACCGCGGCATCCCGAACGCTGTCTTCAACGCCGCGGTCCTGACCCAACCGCCAGGCCAGGGCCGGCCGCCCGACGAGGGTGCCTTCGAGGCGACGCTCGCGACCGTCGAGGACCACTACACGGGCGGGACCGGTCGGGTGTACCTGTGGAGCCCCTGGCCCACCCCTGACCTGCGCCACCGCGGCTGGGTGCTGGACGGCCACCCCCCGCTCCTCGTCCGCCCACCCGAAGCCCCGCTGCCACCCGACCACGAGGCGTTGGAGATCCGCGAGGTCCACGATCGCCGGTCGTTGGACGACTTCACCGTGTGCTCGTGGAGGGCTTCCCGTTCGACGAGCTACAACCCTTCCAACCTGGCATGTGGCTCGATGAACGCCTGCTCGACGTGGCCGACCACCGGCTGTTCGTCGGATACGTGGACGGCGCGGCGGTCGTTTTCCGGCTGGCTGCTGCTGCATGGACCGCTGGGGGTGCTGGTCCTCGCCGCGACCCTGCCCGAGGCCCGACGCCGCGGGTACTGGGCGGCGATGCTGCGCCGCCGCCTCCACGCAGCCGAGGAGCGGGCCGTGGCGACGATCTTCGGTGACATGAGCCGGCCTGGCGCCCAGCGCTACGGGTTCCTGCCCCTGTTCCGTTTCACACTCTGGCACCGCGACAGGAGACCCTGA